The genome window CGGGGATCCAGGCTACCCATTGCTGTCCCGGTGCTTTTTCGATACAAAAATGCCTAACGCTAAAACTGCTATGTAGACAAGTCCTGCCAGTCCCACGTTCACGGCTGAGCCAATCAACAAGGGTAAAACAATAGTCAGGAAAAAGTTAATGCCAAAAATGGGCGCCAGAGACAGGGGGGCCAGCACCCCATTTAACAGGGTGGTTACGATGAAGGCTGCTAACAGGTTGATCCTTTTGGCCAGGAAGCCAAAAGAAAGAGCAAAAAAACCCATTTGCACAGATATCAACCCATGAATGGGCAAGCTAAGCGGAAAACCAGCAGCTGTGGCACTGAATAAA of Syntrophomonadaceae bacterium contains these proteins:
- a CDS encoding alpha-ribazole transporter, which produces MKLFNMKTSNNSFFFTENSPGPMLIAQVAIFVALIVIGASLKLYGPLGAIALNSAAGYFSALAFGALPGGVIAALIHLFSATAAGFPLSLPIHGLISVQMGFFALSFGFLAKRINLLAAFIVTTLLNGVLAPLSLAPIFGINFFLTIVLPLLIGSAVNVGLAGLVYIAVLALGIFVSKKHRDSNG